One Marmota flaviventris isolate mMarFla1 chromosome 16, mMarFla1.hap1, whole genome shotgun sequence DNA segment encodes these proteins:
- the LOC114083638 gene encoding succinate dehydrogenase [ubiquinone] cytochrome b small subunit, mitochondrial-like, translating to MAVLLRLGVLCGAQGGRARSKAASVHWTSEKVVSVLLLGLLPAAYLNPCSAMDYSLAAVFTIYSHWDLGQVVTDYVHGDASQKAAKAGLLALSALTFAGPRLFQLS from the exons ATGGCAGTTCTCTTGAGGCTGGGTGTCCTCTGTGGTGCTCAGGGAGGCCGAG CTCGTTCCAAGGCTGCATCTGTTCACTGGACTAGTGAGAAGGTTGTCAGTGTTTTGCTCCTGGGCCTGCTTCCAGCTGCATATTTGAATCCTTGCTCTGCAATGGACTACTCTTTGGCTGCAGTCTTCACTATTTATAGTCACTGGGACCTTGGACAAGTTGTCACTGATTATGTTCATGGGGATGCATCACAGAAAGCTGCCAAAGCAGGCCTTTTGGCACTCTCAGCTTTAACCTTTGCTGGGCCGAGGTTATTTCAACTATCATAA